The DNA window ACGCTGAAGCGTCATGCCCAGACGCTTGCGGCGGCGGCAGAGCTGCGGCAGCGCGCGGAAGAGGCGCAGGCCGGGGCCGAGGCGGCACGGGCCGAGCATTCCGCCGCGCAGGGGGCGCTGGCTCAGCGCATGGCGCAACGTGGCAAGGCGGCCGAGGCGGTGCAGGCGGCACGGCAGACATCGGCCAATCGCGCGCTGCTGTCTGCCCGGCTGCAGGCGCTCGAAACCGAGATGAAGGCCGCGCTGAGCGTCGAGGCCGCGACCCGCGACGTCAGTGAGACCACCGAGGCCGTTGCCCGGCTGGTTCGGGCCCTGGAACACGCCGTCCGTCGGAGCCGCGCCGCCCATGCCGAGATGGAGGCGGCCGAACGTCGTCTGGCGCGGAGCCAGGCCTTGCATCTGGCGGCCGGTCTGCAACCGGGCGCTCCCTGTCCGGTCTGCGGCGCGACCGACCATCCGGCGCCTGCCGCCGGGGCGGGCGAGGCCTCGGCGTCCGAGGCGGCGTTGCGGACGGCGCGGGCGGCATGGGAAGAGGCCGACCGGGCGCAGCGCGAGGCCGACCGGGCGCTTGCCTCGGAACGCGGTGTGCTGGCCGGCCGTCAGGAACGGCTGGCCGGGCTTGACCGGCCTGCAACCGACACGGCGACGCTCAAGACCCGGATCCGGGCCACCCATGAGGCTCTGGCCGCGCTTGGGGCGGAGACCGAGATCGCCGTTGCCGAGGGCCTGCTTGCCCGGCTCGACGCGGCGGTCAGGGCGGCCGAAGACACGCGCGAGCGCTGTCGCGAGGTCATTGCCGAACGCGAGGCGGAGGCGCTGCGCGAAGCCGCGCGGATCGAGGCGATGCTGGCGCCGGTGCCCGAAGCATTGCGCTCGGAGACCGCGCTGACGGCGGCGCTGTCCGCCCGGCAGGCGGCGCTCGAGGCGCGCGATGCGGCGCGGCAGGGTGCGATGAAGACCGCCACCGATGCCCGCGAGGCGGCATTGGCCGCGCGCGCCGGCCATGAGGCGGCGGTACGGGCGATGGCCGAGGCGCGCGCCCGGCACGAGGGCGCCCGGCAGGCCTTTGCCCGGCGACTGGGCGAGACCGGGCTTTCCGCCGACGATCTGGCGGCGCTGAAACCCGCCATTGCCCGGCTGGAGGAGGACCGGGCCGCGGTCGAGGCGCATGGTCGCGCGCTGGCGGTGGCGGAAGAACGCGCCCGGGCCACGGCCGAGGCGATCGAGGGGCGGACGCGGCCCGATCTGCCGGCGCTGCGCGAGGTTCTGGCCGCAGCCGAGGCCCGGCATGCGGAGGCGACCGAGCGGCGCGCCGCGGCGGCGCATGCGTCGGACCATCTGGCGTCGCTTCGCGACGATCTTGTCGGAACGCTGCAGCGGCTCGGGGCCGAGGAGGCCGCGTCAGCGCCCCTGCGCCGCCTGTCGGCGCTTTTCGAGGGGCGCAATCCCCAGGGGCTCGACCTCGAGACCTATGCCATCGGCGCGATGTTCGACCGGGTGCTGGCGGCGGCGAACCGGCGGCTCGGGCCGATGAGCGGGGGGCGCTACAGGCTGGAGCGCGAGGCCGAAGGGGGCGGAGGACGCGGACGGCGCGGGCTGGGGCTGCAGGTCTTCGATCTGTTCACCGGCAAGGCGCGTCCGACGACGACGCTGTCGGGCGGCGAGACCTTCATCGCCGCGCTGGCACTGGCGCTGGGGCTCGCGGATGCGGTCGAAAGCGCCAGCGGCAAGGTGCGGCTCGATACGATTTTCATCGATGAAGGCTTCGGCAGCCTCGACACCGAGGACGGTGCCGGGACGCTCGACCGGGTCCTGCAGGCGCTGGGGGCATTGGTCGGGCATACCAGGGCGGTCGGGCTGATCTCGCATGTGCCGCTGGTGCAGGAGGCGATCCCGAACGGGTTCTATGTGCACAAGGATCCGGCGGGCAGCCGGATCGAGACCCGCGCGCCGGTCTGAGGGCCGGGGCGGGACGGGACCTGTCCGGCTCAGGCATAGATGCTCTCGTCGTGGATGCGTTCGGCGATGTCGGCGGCCAGACGGCAGATGTCCAGGCAGGGCAGCAGGCGCTGCGCCGTGCCGCGTCCGAGGCTGACCATCTCTTCGCGAAAGGGCGCTGGGGCGGTGTTGAGCGCGCGCCAGTTTGCAGGTTCGATGCCCTCGACCGCGGAAACCTGAAAGCCAATTCTGCGCTCGGAGGGGCCGACCAGCAGCACCCGGCTATGCTGGCCCTTGCGCGGCGGGGCTTCGCCCAGGAACCCGGACAGGCAGACCAGCGTCGTTGCCCGGCCGCCGACCGAGAAGAAACCGAGTACGCCCGGGGCCCTGTGCGTCATCGGGGTTATGGCGGAGGGTGGTTCGATGATGTGCATGACCGTTTCGATCGGCGCGGCATGGGCGATACCGGCCTGGAAGATCAGGTAGCGGCGGCGATCGCGGATCAGTGCGTCGGGCGAAGGGGCGGAAGTCTCGCCCGGGTCGGATCCGGGATCGGAGAGGAGGGCGCCGGACGCGGCGGCAGTCAGGCTGTCCGGCGCGGCTTCCGCGCCGATGCCCGCGGGGCGGGCCGGCATCGCGGCCCCGCCCGGTCGCGCGGGGGCAGTGGCATGCGCGGCAAGTTTCGGGCTGACCGGGGCCGACATTTCGGCGATGGCCTGCAACCCCTTCATCTCGCGCAGCCGCGGGCCTCCGATCACATAGGTCTGTGCCCCGTCCTCTGCGATGGCCAGTGAGGCGATGGCGCCCGCTCCGCCGCCCAGAAGCGCGGGTGGCGGTTGAAGATCGTCGGGGCGGAAGGTCGCGATGCGGCTGATCACGTCGACCGCGAGTCCGATCAGCCGGTCGTCGCCAAAGCCGAAGACCACGATTTCCGGGTCGGATCTTTCGCGCGCACCGCCAAGCCCCAGAAGGCCGGTTGCGTCGAGCACGGGAACACGCAATCCGTTGACGGTGACCGAGCCGAGGCAGTCGCCTCCGGTCAGTGCATTCCGTTCGACGCTCTGGCGCGGCAGCGTGCGGTGGACCTCGACCGCAGGGGCGGCGAATGTGGCGTCGCCTGCGCGAAATGTCAGAAATGCGCGTCCCTCGCCGCCCGCCCCGCCGCGGGGGCGTTCGTCGCGGAGGAACCGGCTGGCAACGGGCAGCCCGGCCAGAGCGAACAGCGCGGCCGGGTCGACCACGTTCACCAGCTGTCCTTCGTGAAAGAAGCCGCCGACGAAGAAGGGTGTCCCGGAACCGCCCGTGGTAAGCGGCTGGACCGCGTTGTCGGCCAGCCGAGCCAGACCGGAAATCGCGTTCACCGCAAGCGCCAGCACCCGGTCGCCCTGGTTCAGGATCGCGGCGATGCCGGGAGGAGCGCCGACCGGGTCGATGCCCGAGATGCTGCGCGGATCGACCACCGGGATGATATGACCACGCAGCCGGATTGCGCCCATCAATGCGGGATGAGCGATCAGAAGCGGCGAGAGCGCGTCGATCGGAGCGACTTCGGAGAGATGCTCGATATCGATGCCGATCACGCCGCCCTCCACCTCCATCAGGGCATATGTCGTTTCGCGGCGGAGCTGGGATGCGGTTTGCATCAGCTTTCCTTTGGTCCTGCCGCCTGGCCCAGCTCTTCCGCCAGGCGTGCCAGGGTCACGGCCGCGGCTTCGCCCACCCCGGCATGGGCAAGCACCTGTGTCAGCCCGCCGCATGCCTCCTCGGCCATGCTGCCGATGGCGCGGATACGTTCGATGGTCTGTTCGGTGCCATCGGCCGATCGCAGAATGCTGTCATTCGCCCGTTCGATGTGGCGCGATATCTCGCGTGCGGCTTCGCCGTTGCGTTCGGCAAGCTTGCGCACCTCGTCCGCGACGATGGAAAAGCCCGCGCCATGCTCGCCCGCGCGGGCCGCCTCGATGGCGGCGTTGAAGGCCAGAAGGTTCGTCTGAACCGCGATGTCGCCGACCAGGTCGACGATCTCGGTGACCTTGTCGGCGGCTTCCCGCGCGGTGCGCATCTCGCTCAGCGCGCCATCGAGCAGGCGGTCGCCATTGCGGGCGCTGTCCTGCAGCTTCTCGTTGGTGCGAGCCAGCAGGTCGGCATCGCCGCGCAGCATGTCATTGACCTCGCGCAGGCCGTCGATTTCGGTGGTGAGGTCCTGTGCCCGGGCGGCGGTGGCGCGTTCCAGCTCGATCTGGGGAGAGATGTCATATCCGCACATCACCACCCGGTCGACCTCGCCGCGGAAATCGGTCAGGGGTGTGTAATGGGCCAGCAGGAACAGGTCCCGGTCGAAGCGGGCGACATGGCGGTAGCGGCCGGATTGCGCCTCGCCCTTGCGCAGCGCCATCCAGAAATCGGTATAGGCGGAGGACCGGATGTAGTCGCCGGGGCAGAACGAGCTGTGCGACTGGCCCCGGACCTCGCGCAGCGAATGGCCGACGAGCCGCAGGAAGCCCTCATTGGCCTCGAGGATCTTGCCGTCAGGGTCGAATTCGACCACCGCCTGATGGTTCAGTGCCGCCTGCCACTTGCCGTCGAGATCGAGCATCCGGCGCTTTGTATCCGTGATGTCGACCGCAATCTGGATGACACGGTCGGCGTGGCCCTCGGGGTCTGTGACGGGGTGGAAGACGGTGTGAAGCCAGACTTCGCGGCCGTCGGCATCGACCCACACGAGTTCGCCCGAGAAGCCGTCGTTTTCGCGAAGATCCTCCCAGAAGCGGGCCGCGCTGCCATCCTTGACGCTGTCTTTGTCGAGGAAAATGTCGAGGCCACGGCCGAGAATGTCCTCGATGCGATGTCCCATGCGGTCGAGCCATCCGCCATTCGCAGAGCGGATCCGGCCGGCGCCGTCATATTCGGCGACCATCATCGCCCGGTCGAGCGCGTCGAGCCTGTTCTCGGCCTCGGCCTCGGCCTTGCGGGCCGCCGTCACGTCATGGCCGACGAACAGCACCGACTGCACCTCCTCCGTCCCGGCGCCGGCCAGTGGCAGGTAGCACGACGACAGCCAGACGATGCGTCCATCGGGGCTCTCGTGGCGGAAGAGGCCCGAAACCGGCTCGCCACGGGACAGACGGTCCCAGAAATCGTCATGGCGGCGCGCCCCGGCGAGTTCGGCGGGCATGAGGGTCTTGTGGCTGGCGCTCTCGAGATCGGTCTGTGTCAGCCCGAGCAGCTTGCAGAACCCTGCA is part of the Rhodovulum sp. MB263 genome and encodes:
- a CDS encoding AAA family ATPase; the encoded protein is MRPVRLTLQAFGPFPGREVVDFRAAVAAGLFGIYGRTGSGKSTIFSAMTFALFGEAARAEQDAPSLRADHADPDMPTEVEFVFDLGDRRYVLLRRPDQSRPKTRGSGETRDPHEAYLFDATGLPLDRIGAEGRGKILAEKKVGAVSAAVTELLGYGSHQFRQIVLLPQGRFETFLAARTRERLEILRELFDVSIYRRLAATMKTEAEMLERTLREARAVCEGRLAAEGFEGMEALETGLAAAEARLVEARSAEAAATREAAASRAGLSAAEQTEARFLAAAAADQALAGIREAGPAMAELAAQLRRADRARLLLDLEARVVEAAREAEAASGRMDAAEARLETAKTAATRAAARQEAETARGPETEALRREVETLKRHAQTLAAAAELRQRAEEAQAGAEAARAEHSAAQGALAQRMAQRGKAAEAVQAARQTSANRALLSARLQALETEMKAALSVEAATRDVSETTEAVARLVRALEHAVRRSRAAHAEMEAAERRLARSQALHLAAGLQPGAPCPVCGATDHPAPAAGAGEASASEAALRTARAAWEEADRAQREADRALASERGVLAGRQERLAGLDRPATDTATLKTRIRATHEALAALGAETEIAVAEGLLARLDAAVRAAEDTRERCREVIAEREAEALREAARIEAMLAPVPEALRSETALTAALSARQAALEARDAARQGAMKTATDAREAALAARAGHEAAVRAMAEARARHEGARQAFARRLGETGLSADDLAALKPAIARLEEDRAAVEAHGRALAVAEERARATAEAIEGRTRPDLPALREVLAAAEARHAEATERRAAAAHASDHLASLRDDLVGTLQRLGAEEAASAPLRRLSALFEGRNPQGLDLETYAIGAMFDRVLAAANRRLGPMSGGRYRLEREAEGGGGRGRRGLGLQVFDLFTGKARPTTTLSGGETFIAALALALGLADAVESASGKVRLDTIFIDEGFGSLDTEDGAGTLDRVLQALGALVGHTRAVGLISHVPLVQEAIPNGFYVHKDPAGSRIETRAPV
- a CDS encoding chemotaxis protein CheW produces the protein MQTASQLRRETTYALMEVEGGVIGIDIEHLSEVAPIDALSPLLIAHPALMGAIRLRGHIIPVVDPRSISGIDPVGAPPGIAAILNQGDRVLALAVNAISGLARLADNAVQPLTTGGSGTPFFVGGFFHEGQLVNVVDPAALFALAGLPVASRFLRDERPRGGAGGEGRAFLTFRAGDATFAAPAVEVHRTLPRQSVERNALTGGDCLGSVTVNGLRVPVLDATGLLGLGGARERSDPEIVVFGFGDDRLIGLAVDVISRIATFRPDDLQPPPALLGGGAGAIASLAIAEDGAQTYVIGGPRLREMKGLQAIAEMSAPVSPKLAAHATAPARPGGAAMPARPAGIGAEAAPDSLTAAASGALLSDPGSDPGETSAPSPDALIRDRRRYLIFQAGIAHAAPIETVMHIIEPPSAITPMTHRAPGVLGFFSVGGRATTLVCLSGFLGEAPPRKGQHSRVLLVGPSERRIGFQVSAVEGIEPANWRALNTAPAPFREEMVSLGRGTAQRLLPCLDICRLAADIAERIHDESIYA
- a CDS encoding PAS domain-containing protein, whose product is MSSNAEAAQDKPDFQTALAQALGAQILDEAHVLSFDMETRTLVSASEATIFLLELSGDTLGVHDFDSLIASPGQTSDDLWNRAVAGTGQVWSGSFAASRSGSAHPMQMRSVVSICPDGSLRLSVVGEPASAGLPAAGSASAGAGHPLAPLCDSALTSARYDAEGHIQEVSASMCALLDQPPDDLIGQHMRRQLDAEFSRAKAWTEAWAGLARGECAVLDIPRRHGGRGIVWTRSHLLPLTEAGGGFSGALEIAVDITRERRDLDRMRARQSALDSRLATAEFRTDGTILEASAGFCKLLGLTQTDLESASHKTLMPAELAGARRHDDFWDRLSRGEPVSGLFRHESPDGRIVWLSSCYLPLAGAGTEEVQSVLFVGHDVTAARKAEAEAENRLDALDRAMMVAEYDGAGRIRSANGGWLDRMGHRIEDILGRGLDIFLDKDSVKDGSAARFWEDLRENDGFSGELVWVDADGREVWLHTVFHPVTDPEGHADRVIQIAVDITDTKRRMLDLDGKWQAALNHQAVVEFDPDGKILEANEGFLRLVGHSLREVRGQSHSSFCPGDYIRSSAYTDFWMALRKGEAQSGRYRHVARFDRDLFLLAHYTPLTDFRGEVDRVVMCGYDISPQIELERATAARAQDLTTEIDGLREVNDMLRGDADLLARTNEKLQDSARNGDRLLDGALSEMRTAREAADKVTEIVDLVGDIAVQTNLLAFNAAIEAARAGEHGAGFSIVADEVRKLAERNGEAAREISRHIERANDSILRSADGTEQTIERIRAIGSMAEEACGGLTQVLAHAGVGEAAAVTLARLAEELGQAAGPKES